Genomic DNA from Candidatus Cloacimonadota bacterium:
ATCAAGTTTACTATTGATGCGCCAGAAGTAGATTGGCTAAAGGCTTCCGAAATATCGCGCTGACGTTGCATCCCTTTGAGGCTGCTGGCAAATTCCTTATGCTGTTCGAATGCCAAGCGTAATGCCTCTTTGGCAATGGCCTGCTCCAAAACTAATTCTTCTAAAAGAGAAGGAATAGTAGTGGGTCGAATCATTTTGTTTTTTATCATATTGCGCAGCTCACTTTCGTTAATATCGAAGGGAACCCAACGCATAATATTGGTTAATCCACTGGAAGCTAAAACATTGGAAATACTATAACTCATACCGAGGTTGGCACTTACGGTACGGTTAAATACATATTCTTCGGTAAAAACGCTGAAAACGTCGGTTGTGGCTCCGCCAATATCAACACCCACAACTTCAATTTGCTCGTCTTTGGCAATAGTTTGCATGATGTTGCCCACAGCTGCGGGAGTAGGCATAATGGGAACTCGCTGAAGATCCGGGCCTTGTGTCCATTCCATCAATTTGTTATATCCTGGAGCTTGCTGCATCACATGTTCCATAAAGATATCGTGAATCTTGTCGCGAGCAGGGCCAAGGTTTTCGGCATCGAGTTTGGGACGCAGGTTTTCGGTGATGATAAGATCCACTTTGTCGGCAAGAGTGTTTTTGATCTCATTTATGGCTTCCTTATTGCCTGCATATATAACTGGTAATTTATATGAAGAGCCCAAACGCGGTTTGGGATCCGCACCTGAAACTAGCTCTGCCATTTCCACAACGTGTTTTATGGTTCCCCCATCTTCTCCTCCAGCCATGAGAATCATGTCTGGACGAAGATGTCTGATGCGCTCTATCTTCTCATGGTTCATGCGTTTATCGTTGCTGGCGATAAGATCCATCACGATAGCACCTGCACCTAAAGCGGCACGCTCAGCGCTTTCTCCGGTCATTGAGGCAACCACTCCAGTAACCATCATCTGCAAGCCACCACCGGCAGAAGATGTGGAAACATAGGCGTCCACTCCCACATCACCGTTTCGGGGGATTATGAACTCACCATTTTCCATAAACTTGATGTTGGGGTTGTTGTGTTTTAGGCGGGCAAGCTCTTCCAATTCTTGTGTGGCGTTGATTACCCCTTTGGTAACGTCGTTCAAAGGAGCTTCCACTGTTGTTGGTGCCTCACCACGGATAGTTTGGCGATATTCGCCGTCAACATACTCAATCAAGATCGCCTTAGTGGTGGTACTGCCACAATCTGTGGCAACAATTCTAGTAAGGCGTTTTTCATCGTATTGCATATATCCTCCGCTTATTCAGCTTTTATGTTTTTTATTCAAAATTTTAGCAAGTAAGTTGCGAAATTGGTTCCGCCGTCGTTGCCTTCGTATTTTAGCTTCAGCTCTGCGCTGTCGGTTTATTTCTTCATCAAGCTCATCAATGCGTTTAACTAAGGCTTTGATGTATTTCTCTTCTTGAATTAAGAGTGCAAAACGCTGATATTTGGCACTGTCGAAGATAATCTCGGCAAAAGGTAACACAAAATACATTGCCTGACTTCCAATACTGTGTAGCGGGTGCAGAGATTCTATCAGCAGAATTCCCGCCGGAGCCAACTGACGACTGGCAATAAAGCGCGCTACTTTATCGATAAGACCGAAGGCTTCCTCTTCGCTAATGGTCGAAATTATTTCGGGGTGTTTATAGTTTTTCATAATCTATGCTCTTGTGGCGGTGTATCCCGCAACTTTAGCGGCGCCGGCTTCATATAGAGCCCGGCTAACCTCATTAAGCGTGCTACCTGTAGTGAACACATCATCTACCAAAATTACCTTCTTGCCTCTAACCATTGAGGGGTTCTTAACCTTAAAAGCTCCACCTAAGTTTGTGAGTCGATCAGTTCTGCTTAGGGTAGTTTGACTTTTTGTATAGCGCTTTCTACTCACACAATTCAAATAATTCTTTCCCAACTGCTTTGCCAGGCCTCGTGCAATAAGGGCACTTTGGTTGAATCCGCGTTCCCGGAGGCGCACTTTGTGTAAGGGCACTGGAACCACCTCACTATATTCCTCAAAGCGAGAATACGATGCAGCAGCTTGCGCCATCCTTTCCGCCAACCAAGTGCCTGCACTGCGCATACCGTAGTACTTCAAATTGTGCACTATTTCCGGCAAAGGATATTTATATTTAAGGGCAGAGCGAGCAAATTCGAAACAGAACTTGGCTTCCCGGCAAGTCGGGCATACTCCATCCTTCATTTTGGATCCGCATTTTGGGCAATCTCCTGGTTGGTCAGATTGGACCAAACTGTCGCAATTGGCACATAAGAACTTTTCAGTGCTATCAAGACGCTTATGGCATGCTGCACACACAGGAGGGAAAAACAAATTAAGCACCGTGCTCAAAGTACTTTTCAACAGCTTCAAAAAACAGTTTTCCATCTTGGCTGCATACACTATCTGTGGCTGCTCGTTCAGGATGCGGCATCATGCCTAAAATGTTTCTGCCAGTATTAATAATGCCGGCAATATTGTCAAGTGATCCATTTGGATTGGCTTCTTTATTCACCATGCCATGGGCGTCACAGTAGCGAAATACTATCTGATCGCTATCTTGCAAGGCTTTATGCCCCGTGGCATCTATAAAGTAATTACCCTCTTTGTGGGCAATGGGGATATCCATTATTGTGCCTGGAATAAGATGCTTGGTAAAAGGACTATCAGCACTTTCCACCTTGATATATTGGTGTTTACAAATGAAGCGCAAGCCCTTATTCATCAGTAATGTGCCAGGCAAGAGACCGGTTTCGGTAAGTATCTGGAAGCCATTACAAATGCCCAAAATGTAACCTCCTCGCTTAGCAAAGAAGACAAGTTCTTTAACGATAGGTGAGAAGCGAGCTAATGCACCACAACGAAGATAGTCTCCATAGGAAAAGCCTCCGGGAAGAATGACCAGATCAGGATTGTCTAATTGACTATCTTTGTGCCAAATCATACTTGTTTGGTGCCCTCTGCTGGCAAATACTTCAGCTGCATCGTGATCACAATTTGAGCCGGGGAAAGTGATTATGCTAACTCGCAAGGCTATAATTCCTCCAGCTCAAAATGGTAAGTTTCGGTATTGGGATTTGCCAACAGACTCGTGCAGATTTTATCCACTTGCTTTGTGGTTTGGGATTTGTCTTTAGAGTCAAACGATATTTCAATGTATTTACTGATGCGAGTATCAATCACGTTTTCGTATCCCAATTGGCTCAACGAATTGCTTACTGCCTTGCCTTGGGGATCCAATACGCTGGGCTTAAGTTGCACGAATATCTTGGCTTTTAGCATGGTACTTCCAATAGTTTTTTCTCATTAACCAGCATTTGAACCGCCAATATTTAGTCAACTGATTTGTTATCTACAGTAATTTGAGATCGTTGCTTAATCGGGGAACGGGGCATAGTTTAATGCGAAAAGGGGTGTGGTTTATACGGGCAAATGCACTTTATATTTGTAGAACAGTTTGTTTTATGAGGCTTTAAACCCAAGAATTACGCTTCAGCTTATTTATGCTATTTAATCTTATAACGTTTTATCTTGCGGCAGAGCGTAGATTCTGTCATATTCAGCAATTTCGCTGCTGTTTTCTGTTTGCCACCAGTTTTTTGCAGAGCTTCAATAATGCGCTCCTTATCCAAATCCTTGATATTGTGGTTTATCAAAGAGCCCCTTAAAGCTATGCTACGTTTAAAAGCATCTATGTTATCGAGAATTTCAGCTGTCCAAACTGGTTTGTAGAAGAGAATAAAAATACGTTCGATGATGTTCTTAAGCTCCCTCACATTACCGGGGAATTTGTAGCTATTTAATCTATCGTAAAAGGAATCTCTTATGCGGGGTAGTCTTTTACTGGTTTCGCGGGCAAAGTTTCGGGCAAAATGTTCTACTAAAACCGGAATGTCTTCCAATCGTTCTTTAAGTGGGGGGATGGATATTTCCAAAGTATTAAGCCGATGGAGCAATTCCAAGCGCAAAGAGTCTTCTTTTATAAGTTCCAAGATGTCACGGTTTGTAGAGGCGATCAATCGGCAGCGTATAGGTTTGCTATCTTCTTTGCCAACAGAGTTATACTTCATTGTATCCATTGCCCATAGCAATTTTGCCTGGAAGTCATGGGGAATTTCGGAGATTTCATCCAGAAACAGGGTTCCGGCTCCGGCTTGCTCAAAAAAGCCATGTCGTTCTTTGGTAGTGCCGGTAAGATTGCCTGCAGCAGAGCCGAAGAATTCGGTCTCAAACAAGGCGGGCGAGATTGCCGCACAATTTACTGTTACAAAGGGAAGGTTTTTTTGGGCCGAGCTATAGTGTATCATACGGGCTAAAACTTCTTTTCCGGTTCCGCTTTCCCCGTGAATAAGCACGGAGGCATCACGGTGCATAGATGCCAATAGTGCACTATCGATAACTCTTTTGGCAGCCTTTGAAATGCCGATAAAGCGTTCTATCTGCCGTTTTGAAATGTCATTCAGCAGGGTTTCATATTTTGCCTTTATCGCTCTGGAATCATCCAAAATCTGCTGGAGTTTATTTTCGCTAATTTGGCTACGTTTTTGTTTTAGCGCAGTAATATGATCGCGGTTTAGTTCGTCCACACGGCGCATCATAACTAATGCTCTAAGGTAATTATTGCGTTTTTGATAGTAATATGCCAAAGCACGGCTAACCTTTATAAGGTTTTCAATCAGATGGTTTTGTTTATAGAATCGTTCTGCTTCGCGCAAGCGTTTTAATGCGTCTTCCCAGTTATGTAAGCTTATTAGAGAAAGAGCGATATTGGCGCTCAGGTTTATTCTACGTTCTTTTTGTGAGTCTTCCTTCAAGAGTTTTTCAGCCAGTAATTGATAGTGTAAGGCCTGTTCTCCCAGCTCAAGGTGATTGAGCGCTTTTGCCAAATTATTATAAATCTCAAAAAGCAATGCTGGCATTTTAACGTCAGTAGAATGCAGAGATTGAAGGCTTTTTTGGAAAAAGTAGATCGAAGCCTTATAATCCTTTATGGCATATTTTAGCAGCGCATAGTTGAAGTTAAGTTGAACCTCAAAGAAGTACATCCTCAACTGAGCGATTAGACGATTGCCCAATTCGTAGAATTCTTCACCCATTTTATGCTTTTGCAATTTGGCACAACAATCTAAAATAGCAAAGGTCGTTTCCAGTGACGCTATGCTCAGCTCATGTTGATTACTAAGATCGTAAGCTGCGCTATAATAGGAAAGCCCAAGATCATATTTTTGCAAGGTGTTATACCCATAGCCCAAACAAGATAGTACACACAACCGCACAAAAGGTTGTGTAATGTTATCCAATTTTTTGGCTAATTTCTGCAATTTGCTTTCCATGAGCTTGAGTTTGTTGCTGATAAGTGTAATGGATGCACAATCCACAAGTGTTTTTACTGTTGCATCTTGGGCATCGATGCATATTAAATGTGCTTCTTCGGCGTAACTTTTTGCCTCGATGTTATTGCCAAGCAGATTTTGGGTATTTATAAGCGTTATAAGGTTCAATAGTTGAATTTCGGGCTCGGAAGAATCTTTTAGTTCTCTATATAGTTTAAACGATTGATCTTGTGCTTCATTTAGCCGATACATACTCAACAGTGCTCTTGCTTTTGCCATTCGAATAAAGATGATTTCATCTGCATCAAATCCTCCGTTATTCTCGTCAATTGCCAAGTAGATAACGGGATCTCGAAGCATCATTAAAAACTGATGCAAGATCGCTGTAAGCTTTTCATTTAACATCGAGTAAATTCTCCTTCAATTATCTCACAATTGATAGAAACAGCAAATCTGTCAACACAATTCTATTTTCTTAAGAGCAGATAGATGAAAAATGGACAACCCACTGCGGCTGTTATTACTCCTACCGGAAGTTCAATTCCGCTAAGATTTTTTGCCAAAAAATCAGCTCCCATCAGAAACACAGAGCCAAAAAACAAGCTTGCCGGAAAGATTTGTTTTTGATTTCTAAGCCCTATCTGTCGCATTATGTGGGGTGTAATTAGCCCAACAAATCCAATTATCCCCGCATAAGACACCACAATGCCTACTATTAGCGAGCTCACAAAGAAAATCTGCCGCCGCAATCTGGCCACATCTATACCCACACTGGCGGCGTACATATCGGAACTGCTGAGAATATCCAGTGCCCGGCTTTTAAGGTATAACCAAGCGGTTAGCAGGGTTACCAATGCCGCTAATATCAAAAATATGCGGTATTCAGCAACGCTGAATATGCGTCCCAAATTGCCCATCAGAGTGCCCAGAATTAGGACGGTATCTTGTCTGTTAAGATACATCATCAAAGATATTGCCGAAGAAAAGAACATCCCCACTATTACTCCGGCAATAATCAATCGTTGTGGATCGAAGTTGCCCCGTTTTTGTGCCAGTTGCCACACCAGCAACATAGTGATAATGGCGCCAATAAAACCACCTAAGGGCATCAACAAAATCATGCCGAAGGCGGCAAATAGTATGCTTCCAAAAGCGGATCCGGAAGAAACTCCCAAAATATATGGCTCGGCAAGAGGATTGCCCAGCATCAGTTGATATACCGAGCCAATTGCAGCCAGACTAAATCCGGTTACCACGGTTAAGATAAAGCGAGGGATACGAATATGAGTGAGGATATAGGCTCCGGGATTTCCCCAAAAAAGGTAAAGTGCGGTTAGCGATAATCCGGCTAACAGCATAAGAACAATGAAGATATAGCGTTTCATTTGCTCTGTAACCGCCAGTTCTCGAATATTTCATCTAATTGCCTTAGGCCTTCCAATATTCGAGGACCGGCGCGTTGAATAAGATCAGGATCGATATCTTTTTCAAAATAGATGTTCTTTTGCGCTATGGCAGGAATTCTAGCCCAACCCTTACGATTGAGAACGTTCTGTAAACTATCGTGCGAGTAGCAGATCATAATATCCGGATTTGCTTGAATTATCGCTTCGGCTTTTACTCTGGAATAATCTCGTTCCAAGCGATCGAAAGCATTATTGCCACCGGCAAGCTCGATCAATTCTCCCACAAATGAATCATCTGCCACACTCATTAGGGGGTCTCGATATATTTCCAAATATACCGTGGGACGCCTTGTATCCTTATTTGCTTGTACAATTCTATCAAGTTCAATCTGGATGGAATCTCTTAGGGCTGAGGCTTGAGCATCTCTACCGATAAGATTACCAATTTTGATAATTTCATCCAACATCTCACGTACTGTTTGAGGGTAGGATTCGTAAACATTTATGCCTAACTTCTTTAAGTCTAAGGCAATAGCCTCTTGTTCTAAACCACTGCTAAACACAATCTGAGGTGAAAGATTAAGCACTTTTTCTTTGTCGATGGCACCAAAATCTCCCACAATCTCTTTGCTCTTCAATGCCGGAGGGTAGCTACATTCTTTGCTAACGCCAATAATCTCGTCCACAGCTCCCAAGGCGGCTATAATCTCTGCTGTTTCGGGTGAGAGTACCACATATTTTCCCTTTTTCTGCGCTGGCTTGCCTTTGCACGATGCCAGCATAAATACCGCTATCAGCAAAAGTATGTAAAAGGGTCTAACTCTCATAACTCTTCTGTTTCCTACTTATTAATCTCCCATCCAATGGCTTTGTATGCTCAAATCTGTCAAGCCCAATCTTGAATGGGGCAAGTATTCATAATAGCAAAGACCGTTGAGTAATCTGGGCATGGGGTAAAGCCTCATACTATAATGGTGATGGGTGGGGCATAGCTATAATCAAAAAAAGCCCACCAACCTGAGATCTCGTGCATAAAAATCTGCTATATATGGATGTGCAACCGTCTCTGGCAAATTTTTATTCTTAGCATAGTTGTTCTGTGCCCATCAAGCTAAGCAAGCATTAGCGAAGCTTTAAGCCGAGATACTCCTGCAAAAACAGCATGATCTCGATAGTAACCTTTGCTAATCTGTGCTTAAAGTAATGGGAGTGAAAGGGGTTTTTTGCAAGGATGTTGATAATTAAACAAAGCTTGACAGATAGCGGTGTAAGTGAATTCTTGAAAAAGAAGATAAAGAGGATAAAATACTGGAGAGGATATGACGGTATCTCATAAAGCACTCGATACGGTGCTGATGGTTTTGGCCTTACTAAGCAGTTTGCTGGTAGTGGCTTCTGCTATTCAGTTATTGCGGGGTGGAGACATATTATTAACCTTTACTCAGTTTACCATGCAGGTTATTTATGTAATCTTTGCCATCACCATTGTGCTGATCATTTTGATTCTTGTATTAGAAAACGCTTCTCCCGTACACACATTAGCGTGGATAATGGTATTAATATTCTTACCGATAGTAGGGTTTGTATTCTACCTATTCTTTGGCAGAAATTGGCGAAAGATAAAGCTTTTTAACCAAAAAGAACTAATTGATAGCAACATCTTGGAAGATCTTGATTCCCATTTCCCTCGTTTTGCTTCCAAGCATTTACAGGATGGGCTGGAGCACAAATTACATCGCTTACTCAAAAACAATAGTAAGGCAATCTTGACCATCAACAACCAAATCGAATTGATTAGCGACACTTCAGATGCCTTCGAAGCCATGTGTGATAGCATTCAAGAAGCTAAAAGACATATTCATCTGGAGTATTTTTCAATAGCTGCAGATTCTACCGGAAATTATCTAAAGGATTTGCTGATCCAGAAAGCAAGATCAGGAGTTGAAGTACGCTTCATATATGATGATGTTGCCTGTTGGAGGCTACCGCTAAGTTTTAAGCGAGAGTTAAGAACTGCGGGTGTGCGATTTGTACCGTTTATGCCGGTGTGGATACCTCTGCTAAACAGTAGAATGAACTATCGTAACCATCGTAAACTGCTAATCGTGGATGGCGAGATAGCCTATTTGGGAGGCTTAAACATTGGCGATAAATATCTTAGCAAAGATGCCTATTTCGGATATTGGCGAGATTCATTAGCTGTGTTTAAGGGGCAGTGCATACTGAGTCTACAAGCCATTTTTTTGGTAGATTGGTTCTTCGTAAGCCGAGAGAATCTATTTCTTGACGATGGGTATAGGCATTATATATGTGAAGACTCCATCACAAATATCGGTAAAGTATCGCCGGTTCAGATTGTGGCAAGCGGTCCGGACACGAATCATGCCAGTATTTTGCAGCTCTATTTCTCTGCCATTGCCAGTGCACAATACTCAATTCGCATCAATACGCCATACCTAATCCTTAATGAGGCTTTGTTGATGGCGCTTAAGACGGCGGCAATTAGCGGCGTAAAAGTACAAATCATTCTGCCGTCAAAACCGGATCATTTCATTGTGTATTGGGGTTCGCATTCATATTATTCGGAGTTGTTGGATGCCGGAGTAGAAATATATGAGTATCAGCGTGGATTTATGCATGCAAAGATCTTGATTGTAGATGACGAAATATTAGGTTTGGGTACGGCGAATATGGATTTACGAAGCTTTAACCACAATTTTGAATTGACCGCCTTGGTGTATGATGATGTGCTTGTAGATAAGGCAAGCGATGCCTTTAGCAAAGATCTGTCTCATTCCCGCAGAATAAGCTTGGACGAATTTGAGCAGCGAGGCTTGGTAAAGCGGAGTAAAGAGTCTATTTGCAGATTGTTCTCGCCTTTGTTGTAAAGGATAGCTATGGAGTTTAAAGTATTAGATTTTTCAGAAGATATCATTGATGGTGCACTTAAAGAAGTATGTGACAAGTGCATAATGGTATTTCCCACGCGGATTTCTGCTGACCTTGCGCGTTTGCGCTTTGAACCACGCTGGAATCTGGAAGCAGTGCAATGGCTTGCGATGGAGGATTTTAAGGCAATACTATTGGCAAGCGACCAACCATTGATGCAAGACGAGAAACGTTTGTTGAGCCTATATCAGGTGCTGGATGAAGAAGATAAGCAGCGCTTCCATATTTGGGAATATAACGATGTGATAGAATGGGGAACCAATCTGTTTCAATTTATGCAAGAGTTTTCTGAAGCGGGCAAGGCTTTGGATGATCTATTGCGCTTAGGTGAAGACAAAGACCTTTACTTACGCGCTTGGCAAGAAGATCAGATAGGAAGGATTCATGCTATCTTGCAACGTTATCTTGCCTTTATAGCGAATCTGGGCTTTACCGATGCGATTTTTAGCTATCCAATCAATAATCTGCACGTACCCTTTCAAGGATACCGCATTGTATTTGTCAATCAGTTCTATTATAGTAAATTAGAACAATATCTTGTCCGTAGTTGCGAAGAGCATCAAAACCAGGTGATTATTTATTATCACGGAGTAAACCCCGATCCACAAAACTGGCAAATGCCTCAATTTGAGCCTAAGGGAAATGGAAGCCTGACCGCGTTGAAAGAAAAAGTAAAAATCTTTGAATGTGAGAGTGAAGAACAGGCGGCATTGGTCTTTTT
This window encodes:
- the purS gene encoding phosphoribosylformylglycinamidine synthase subunit PurS: MLKAKIFVQLKPSVLDPQGKAVSNSLSQLGYENVIDTRISKYIEISFDSKDKSQTTKQVDKICTSLLANPNTETYHFELEEL
- a CDS encoding sigma 54-interacting transcriptional regulator; this encodes MLNEKLTAILHQFLMMLRDPVIYLAIDENNGGFDADEIIFIRMAKARALLSMYRLNEAQDQSFKLYRELKDSSEPEIQLLNLITLINTQNLLGNNIEAKSYAEEAHLICIDAQDATVKTLVDCASITLISNKLKLMESKLQKLAKKLDNITQPFVRLCVLSCLGYGYNTLQKYDLGLSYYSAAYDLSNQHELSIASLETTFAILDCCAKLQKHKMGEEFYELGNRLIAQLRMYFFEVQLNFNYALLKYAIKDYKASIYFFQKSLQSLHSTDVKMPALLFEIYNNLAKALNHLELGEQALHYQLLAEKLLKEDSQKERRINLSANIALSLISLHNWEDALKRLREAERFYKQNHLIENLIKVSRALAYYYQKRNNYLRALVMMRRVDELNRDHITALKQKRSQISENKLQQILDDSRAIKAKYETLLNDISKRQIERFIGISKAAKRVIDSALLASMHRDASVLIHGESGTGKEVLARMIHYSSAQKNLPFVTVNCAAISPALFETEFFGSAAGNLTGTTKERHGFFEQAGAGTLFLDEISEIPHDFQAKLLWAMDTMKYNSVGKEDSKPIRCRLIASTNRDILELIKEDSLRLELLHRLNTLEISIPPLKERLEDIPVLVEHFARNFARETSKRLPRIRDSFYDRLNSYKFPGNVRELKNIIERIFILFYKPVWTAEILDNIDAFKRSIALRGSLINHNIKDLDKERIIEALQKTGGKQKTAAKLLNMTESTLCRKIKRYKIK
- a CDS encoding glutamate mutase L, producing the protein MQYDEKRLTRIVATDCGSTTTKAILIEYVDGEYRQTIRGEAPTTVEAPLNDVTKGVINATQELEELARLKHNNPNIKFMENGEFIIPRNGDVGVDAYVSTSSAGGGLQMMVTGVVASMTGESAERAALGAGAIVMDLIASNDKRMNHEKIERIRHLRPDMILMAGGEDGGTIKHVVEMAELVSGADPKPRLGSSYKLPVIYAGNKEAINEIKNTLADKVDLIITENLRPKLDAENLGPARDKIHDIFMEHVMQQAPGYNKLMEWTQGPDLQRVPIMPTPAAVGNIMQTIAKDEQIEVVGVDIGGATTDVFSVFTEEYVFNRTVSANLGMSYSISNVLASSGLTNIMRWVPFDINESELRNMIKNKMIRPTTIPSLLEELVLEQAIAKEALRLAFEQHKEFASSLKGMQRQRDISEAFSQSTSGASIVNLMTLDLLVGSGGVLSHAPRRYQTVMMLIDAFLPEGITRLAVDSIFMMPHLGVLSEISPRAATEVFRKDCMVYLGSCVAPVGKCKYGKPALYAKLELPDGTVFEENIPFGEIRLIPCEVGKTAKATLKTSSGLILDENKAKELNVELHGGIVGIVLDTRGRQPFNLPSEKTERIKYLKKWMQELKAYPEDILV
- a CDS encoding helical backbone metal receptor → MRVRPFYILLLIAVFMLASCKGKPAQKKGKYVVLSPETAEIIAALGAVDEIIGVSKECSYPPALKSKEIVGDFGAIDKEKVLNLSPQIVFSSGLEQEAIALDLKKLGINVYESYPQTVREMLDEIIKIGNLIGRDAQASALRDSIQIELDRIVQANKDTRRPTVYLEIYRDPLMSVADDSFVGELIELAGGNNAFDRLERDYSRVKAEAIIQANPDIMICYSHDSLQNVLNRKGWARIPAIAQKNIYFEKDIDPDLIQRAGPRILEGLRQLDEIFENWRLQSK
- the purQ gene encoding phosphoribosylformylglycinamidine synthase I, whose translation is MRVSIITFPGSNCDHDAAEVFASRGHQTSMIWHKDSQLDNPDLVILPGGFSYGDYLRCGALARFSPIVKELVFFAKRGGYILGICNGFQILTETGLLPGTLLMNKGLRFICKHQYIKVESADSPFTKHLIPGTIMDIPIAHKEGNYFIDATGHKALQDSDQIVFRYCDAHGMVNKEANPNGSLDNIAGIINTGRNILGMMPHPERAATDSVCSQDGKLFFEAVEKYFEHGA
- a CDS encoding iron ABC transporter permease; the protein is MKRYIFIVLMLLAGLSLTALYLFWGNPGAYILTHIRIPRFILTVVTGFSLAAIGSVYQLMLGNPLAEPYILGVSSGSAFGSILFAAFGMILLMPLGGFIGAIITMLLVWQLAQKRGNFDPQRLIIAGVIVGMFFSSAISLMMYLNRQDTVLILGTLMGNLGRIFSVAEYRIFLILAALVTLLTAWLYLKSRALDILSSSDMYAASVGIDVARLRRQIFFVSSLIVGIVVSYAGIIGFVGLITPHIMRQIGLRNQKQIFPASLFFGSVFLMGADFLAKNLSGIELPVGVITAAVGCPFFIYLLLRK
- the cls gene encoding cardiolipin synthase, with translation MTVSHKALDTVLMVLALLSSLLVVASAIQLLRGGDILLTFTQFTMQVIYVIFAITIVLIILILVLENASPVHTLAWIMVLIFLPIVGFVFYLFFGRNWRKIKLFNQKELIDSNILEDLDSHFPRFASKHLQDGLEHKLHRLLKNNSKAILTINNQIELISDTSDAFEAMCDSIQEAKRHIHLEYFSIAADSTGNYLKDLLIQKARSGVEVRFIYDDVACWRLPLSFKRELRTAGVRFVPFMPVWIPLLNSRMNYRNHRKLLIVDGEIAYLGGLNIGDKYLSKDAYFGYWRDSLAVFKGQCILSLQAIFLVDWFFVSRENLFLDDGYRHYICEDSITNIGKVSPVQIVASGPDTNHASILQLYFSAIASAQYSIRINTPYLILNEALLMALKTAAISGVKVQIILPSKPDHFIVYWGSHSYYSELLDAGVEIYEYQRGFMHAKILIVDDEILGLGTANMDLRSFNHNFELTALVYDDVLVDKASDAFSKDLSHSRRISLDEFEQRGLVKRSKESICRLFSPLL
- a CDS encoding ComF family protein, translated to MENCFLKLLKSTLSTVLNLFFPPVCAACHKRLDSTEKFLCANCDSLVQSDQPGDCPKCGSKMKDGVCPTCREAKFCFEFARSALKYKYPLPEIVHNLKYYGMRSAGTWLAERMAQAAASYSRFEEYSEVVPVPLHKVRLRERGFNQSALIARGLAKQLGKNYLNCVSRKRYTKSQTTLSRTDRLTNLGGAFKVKNPSMVRGKKVILVDDVFTTGSTLNEVSRALYEAGAAKVAGYTATRA